The Musa acuminata AAA Group cultivar baxijiao chromosome BXJ1-3, Cavendish_Baxijiao_AAA, whole genome shotgun sequence genome window below encodes:
- the LOC103977772 gene encoding leucine-rich repeat receptor protein kinase HPCA1 isoform X3, giving the protein MGTLVFLLFVFLASLQTSSGSTDAQDAAALLSLMTQWQNTPPSWGKTDDPCGTPWEGVRCSNSRVTSLTLSTMGIKGTLGDDIGQLSELKILDLSYNTMLGGTLTPNIGNLMELTILILVGCSFNGNIPDELGSLGNLSYLALNSNQFTGSIPASLGKLSNLNWFDIADNQLTGPLPISTETSPGLDQLVRTQHFHFNKNQLSGPIPEKLFSSDMTLLHVLFDGNNFTGKIPDSIGLVQKIQVLRLDRNALSGPVPSNINNLTHVKELNLANNRLTGMMPNLTGMNSLNYVDLSNNTFDASETPAWFSELQSLRALVIESGGLYGEVPKELFSFTQLQQVILDNNEFNGTLDMGNSISQQLQIVNFKNNKLTGVAHDASYDRTLILIGNPLCDWLSMTKFCSLRQEPAIPSYSTSLAECAANLCPPDQSLNPQNCKCVYPYEGVMFFRAPLFRDVTNSTLFQSLESSLWKKLDLPPGSVFLQNPFFNNDSYLQVQVKFFPSSGMYFNRSEILQIGFKLSNQIYKPPEIFGPYYFKAFQYPFPASWAHSGDEIVDAPQLKGARWFSYDELRRCTDNFSVSNEIGSGGYGKVYKGMLPGGQVVAIKRAQQGSMQGGHEFKTEIELLSRVHHKNLVALVGFCFDEGEQMLVYEFIPNGTLREGLSGKSGILLDWRRRLRIALGSARGLAYLHELADPPIIHRDVKSSNILLDEKLNAKVADFGLSKLVSDNEKGHISTQVKGTMGYLDPEYYLTQQLSDKSDVYSFGVVMLELMTAKQPLEKGKYIVREVKMAIDADDEEFYGLKELMDHAIQNAAYLIAFRKFAELALRCLEESAGDRPSMSDVVKEIEIMLNADGLSTNSNSASSSATDFGYAKGVPKHPYDSHSRKDVSSSNSFEYSGGYTFSTKPEPK; this is encoded by the exons ATGGGGACTCTCGTCTTCCTCCTGTTCGTGTTCCTGGCGAGTCTTCAAACCAGTTCAGGAAGCACAGATGCCCAAGATG CTGCTGCTCTACTTTCGCTGATGACGCAGTGGCAGAACACACCTCCAAGCTGGGGGAAGACGGACGATCCTTGCGGAACACCATGGGAAGGAGTCCGGTGCAGCAATTCCCGAGTGACAAGCCT GACGCTGTCAACCATGGGTATCAAAGGTACACTAGGAGACGACATCGGGCAGCTCAGTGAATTGAAGATCTT GGATCTGTCCTACAACACGATGCTTGGCGGAACGCTCACTCCAAATATTGGGAACCTGATGGAACTCACCATTCT GATCTTGGTGGGATGCAGCTTCAACGGGAACATCCCAGACGAACTAGGATCGCTAGGAAACCTCTCTTACTT GGCTTTGAACTCGAACCAGTTCACCGGTAGCATCCCAGCTTCCCTGGGCAAGCTTTCCAATCTGAACTGGTTCGATATCGCAGACAATCAGTTGACGGGGCCTCTTCCGATCTCCACCGAAACATCACCAGGCTTGGACCAGCTCGTCCGCACGCAGCATTT CCACTTCAACAAGAACCAATTATCAGGTCCCATCCCAGAAAAACTCTTCAGTTCTGACATGACATTGTTACATGT GCTTTTCGACGGCAACAACTTCACCGGAAAAATTCCAGATTCCATAGGCCTCGTTCAGAAAATTCAGGTCCT TCGATTGGACAGGAATGCTCTAAGCGGTCCGGTCCCTTCCAACATTAACAATCTTACCCACGTCAAGGAACT AAACCTAGCAAATAACAGGTTGACAGGTATGATGCCAAATCTGACTGGCATGAATAGCCTCAACTATGT GGATTTGAGCAACAACACATTCGACGCATCAGAAACCCCAGCCTGGTTCTCGGAACTGCAATCTCTGAGAGCTCT AGTGATAGAATCTGGAGGACTTTATGGAGAGGTACCGAAAGAGCTGTTCAGCTTCACTCAACTGCAGCAAGT GATACTTGATAACAATGAATTCAACGGAACCCTTGACATGGGCAATAGCATCAGCCAGCAATTACAAATCgtaaatttcaaaaataataagcTTACAGGAGTTGCACATGACGCCAGTTATGATAGAACTCTCAT TCTCATAGGAAATCCTCTATGCGATTGGCTCTCCATGACAAAATTTTGCAGTCTTCGACAAGAGCCAGCAATTCCTTCTTATTCAACCAGTCTTGCCGAATGTGCAGCGAACTTGTGTCCCCCAGATCAGAGTCTCAACCCACAAAATTGCAAATGCGTCTACCCATATGAGGGAGTGATGTTTTTCAGAGCACCTCTATTCCGAGATGTGACAAACAGCACACTGTTCCAATCATTGGAGAGCAGCCTGTGGAAAAAACTTGACCTTCCTCCTGGATCAGTGTTTCTTCAAAACCCCTTTTTCAACAATGACTCTTACCTGCAGGTACAAGTTAAATTTTTCCCATCCAGCGGAATGTACTTCAACAGGTCTGAAATTCTACAGATTGGATTCAAATTGAGCAATCAAATATACAAGCCGCCTGAAATTTTCGGACCTTACTATTTCAAAGCATTCCAATATCCTTTCCCAG CATCGTGGGCACACAGTGGTGATGAAATTGTTGATGCACCACAATTGAAGGGAGCAAGATGGTTTTCGTACGATGAACTTAGAAGATGTACCGATAACTTTTCAGTGTCTAATGAAATTGGGTCTGGAGGGTATGGAAAG GTCTACAAGGGAATGCTTCCAGGAGGGCAAGTAGTTGCAATCAAGAGGGCACAGCAAGGATCAATGCAAGGTGGGCATGAATTCAAGACTGAAATTGAGTTGCTATCCAGGGTTCATCACAAAAACCTGGTGGCTCTAGTGGGCTTCTGCTTTGACGAAGGGGAGCAGATGTTGGTATATGAATTCATTCCAAATGGAACATTAAGAGAAGGCCTCTCTG GAAAGAGTGGGATACTACTTGACTGGAGGAGGAGACTTCGAATCGCACTGGGTTCAGCAAGAGGATTGGCTTATCTTCATGAGCTTGCTGATCCTCCAATCATCCACAGGGATGTTAAGTCAAGTAACATCCTACTGGATGAAAAGTTGAATGCAAAGGTTGCAGATTTTGGTCTCTCAAAGCTAGTATCAGACAACGAGAAGGGGCATATTTCTACTCAAGTAAAAGGAACAATG GGTTATCTTGATCCAGAATACTACTTGACACAACAGTTGAGTGACAAAAGTGATGTTTATAGCTTTGGAGTGGTTATGTTAGAACTGATGACTGCTAAACAACCACTTGAGAAAGGAAAGTACATTGTCCGTGAGGTGAAGATGGCGATAGATGCAGATGATGAAGAATTCTATGGTTTAAAAGAGTTGATGGATCATGCAATCCAAAACGCAGCTTATCTCATAGCTTTCAGGAAGTTTGCAGAGTTGGCCTTGAGGTGTTTAGAAGAGTCAGCTGGAGATCGTCCATCAATGAGTGATGTTGTGAAGGAAATCGAGATAATGTTGAATGCTGATGGTCTAAGTACAAACTCAAATTCAGCATCTTCATCTGCCACAGATTTTGGATATGCAAAAGgcgttccgaaacatccttacgatTCTCATTCTAGAAAGGATGTTAGCAGCAGCAATTCTTTTGAATACAGTGGTGGATACACATTCTCAACAAAACCTGAACCCAAATAA
- the LOC103977772 gene encoding leucine-rich repeat receptor protein kinase HPCA1 isoform X1, protein MGTLVFLLFVFLASLQTSSGSTDAQDAAALLSLMTQWQNTPPSWGKTDDPCGTPWEGVRCSNSRVTSLTLSTMGIKGTLGDDIGQLSELKILDLSYNTMLGGTLTPNIGNLMELTILILVGCSFNGNIPDELGSLGNLSYLALNSNQFTGSIPASLGKLSNLNWFDIADNQLTGPLPISTETSPGLDQLVRTQHFHFNKNQLSGPIPEKLFSSDMTLLHVLFDGNNFTGKIPDSIGLVQKIQVLRLDRNALSGPVPSNINNLTHVKELNLANNRLTGMMPNLTGMNSLNYVDLSNNTFDASETPAWFSELQSLRALVIESGGLYGEVPKELFSFTQLQQVILDNNEFNGTLDMGNSISQQLQIVNFKNNKLTGVAHDASYDRTLILIGNPLCDWLSMTKFCSLRQEPAIPSYSTSLAECAANLCPPDQSLNPQNCKCVYPYEGVMFFRAPLFRDVTNSTLFQSLESSLWKKLDLPPGSVFLQNPFFNNDSYLQVQVKFFPSSGMYFNRSEILQIGFKLSNQIYKPPEIFGPYYFKAFQYPFPGVEGKSPIAIGLIIGIAVGCALLVIGLLLITIYALRQRKQAQRAIKLSKPFASWAHSGDEIVDAPQLKGARWFSYDELRRCTDNFSVSNEIGSGGYGKVYKGMLPGGQVVAIKRAQQGSMQGGHEFKTEIELLSRVHHKNLVALVGFCFDEGEQMLVYEFIPNGTLREGLSGKSGILLDWRRRLRIALGSARGLAYLHELADPPIIHRDVKSSNILLDEKLNAKVADFGLSKLVSDNEKGHISTQVKGTMGYLDPEYYLTQQLSDKSDVYSFGVVMLELMTAKQPLEKGKYIVREVKMAIDADDEEFYGLKELMDHAIQNAAYLIAFRKFAELALRCLEESAGDRPSMSDVVKEIEIMLNADGLSTNSNSASSSATDFGYAKGVPKHPYDSHSRKDVSSSNSFEYSGGYTFSTKPEPK, encoded by the exons ATGGGGACTCTCGTCTTCCTCCTGTTCGTGTTCCTGGCGAGTCTTCAAACCAGTTCAGGAAGCACAGATGCCCAAGATG CTGCTGCTCTACTTTCGCTGATGACGCAGTGGCAGAACACACCTCCAAGCTGGGGGAAGACGGACGATCCTTGCGGAACACCATGGGAAGGAGTCCGGTGCAGCAATTCCCGAGTGACAAGCCT GACGCTGTCAACCATGGGTATCAAAGGTACACTAGGAGACGACATCGGGCAGCTCAGTGAATTGAAGATCTT GGATCTGTCCTACAACACGATGCTTGGCGGAACGCTCACTCCAAATATTGGGAACCTGATGGAACTCACCATTCT GATCTTGGTGGGATGCAGCTTCAACGGGAACATCCCAGACGAACTAGGATCGCTAGGAAACCTCTCTTACTT GGCTTTGAACTCGAACCAGTTCACCGGTAGCATCCCAGCTTCCCTGGGCAAGCTTTCCAATCTGAACTGGTTCGATATCGCAGACAATCAGTTGACGGGGCCTCTTCCGATCTCCACCGAAACATCACCAGGCTTGGACCAGCTCGTCCGCACGCAGCATTT CCACTTCAACAAGAACCAATTATCAGGTCCCATCCCAGAAAAACTCTTCAGTTCTGACATGACATTGTTACATGT GCTTTTCGACGGCAACAACTTCACCGGAAAAATTCCAGATTCCATAGGCCTCGTTCAGAAAATTCAGGTCCT TCGATTGGACAGGAATGCTCTAAGCGGTCCGGTCCCTTCCAACATTAACAATCTTACCCACGTCAAGGAACT AAACCTAGCAAATAACAGGTTGACAGGTATGATGCCAAATCTGACTGGCATGAATAGCCTCAACTATGT GGATTTGAGCAACAACACATTCGACGCATCAGAAACCCCAGCCTGGTTCTCGGAACTGCAATCTCTGAGAGCTCT AGTGATAGAATCTGGAGGACTTTATGGAGAGGTACCGAAAGAGCTGTTCAGCTTCACTCAACTGCAGCAAGT GATACTTGATAACAATGAATTCAACGGAACCCTTGACATGGGCAATAGCATCAGCCAGCAATTACAAATCgtaaatttcaaaaataataagcTTACAGGAGTTGCACATGACGCCAGTTATGATAGAACTCTCAT TCTCATAGGAAATCCTCTATGCGATTGGCTCTCCATGACAAAATTTTGCAGTCTTCGACAAGAGCCAGCAATTCCTTCTTATTCAACCAGTCTTGCCGAATGTGCAGCGAACTTGTGTCCCCCAGATCAGAGTCTCAACCCACAAAATTGCAAATGCGTCTACCCATATGAGGGAGTGATGTTTTTCAGAGCACCTCTATTCCGAGATGTGACAAACAGCACACTGTTCCAATCATTGGAGAGCAGCCTGTGGAAAAAACTTGACCTTCCTCCTGGATCAGTGTTTCTTCAAAACCCCTTTTTCAACAATGACTCTTACCTGCAGGTACAAGTTAAATTTTTCCCATCCAGCGGAATGTACTTCAACAGGTCTGAAATTCTACAGATTGGATTCAAATTGAGCAATCAAATATACAAGCCGCCTGAAATTTTCGGACCTTACTATTTCAAAGCATTCCAATATCCTTTCCCAG GCGTTGAAGGAAAATCTCCAATAGCTATTGGCTTGATCATTGGAATAGCAGTTGGTTGTGCACTTCTGGTTATTGGACTTCTTCTCATAACAATCTATGCCTTGAGACAAAGGAAACAGGCTCAAAGGGCCATAAAACTAAGCAAACCATTTG CATCGTGGGCACACAGTGGTGATGAAATTGTTGATGCACCACAATTGAAGGGAGCAAGATGGTTTTCGTACGATGAACTTAGAAGATGTACCGATAACTTTTCAGTGTCTAATGAAATTGGGTCTGGAGGGTATGGAAAG GTCTACAAGGGAATGCTTCCAGGAGGGCAAGTAGTTGCAATCAAGAGGGCACAGCAAGGATCAATGCAAGGTGGGCATGAATTCAAGACTGAAATTGAGTTGCTATCCAGGGTTCATCACAAAAACCTGGTGGCTCTAGTGGGCTTCTGCTTTGACGAAGGGGAGCAGATGTTGGTATATGAATTCATTCCAAATGGAACATTAAGAGAAGGCCTCTCTG GAAAGAGTGGGATACTACTTGACTGGAGGAGGAGACTTCGAATCGCACTGGGTTCAGCAAGAGGATTGGCTTATCTTCATGAGCTTGCTGATCCTCCAATCATCCACAGGGATGTTAAGTCAAGTAACATCCTACTGGATGAAAAGTTGAATGCAAAGGTTGCAGATTTTGGTCTCTCAAAGCTAGTATCAGACAACGAGAAGGGGCATATTTCTACTCAAGTAAAAGGAACAATG GGTTATCTTGATCCAGAATACTACTTGACACAACAGTTGAGTGACAAAAGTGATGTTTATAGCTTTGGAGTGGTTATGTTAGAACTGATGACTGCTAAACAACCACTTGAGAAAGGAAAGTACATTGTCCGTGAGGTGAAGATGGCGATAGATGCAGATGATGAAGAATTCTATGGTTTAAAAGAGTTGATGGATCATGCAATCCAAAACGCAGCTTATCTCATAGCTTTCAGGAAGTTTGCAGAGTTGGCCTTGAGGTGTTTAGAAGAGTCAGCTGGAGATCGTCCATCAATGAGTGATGTTGTGAAGGAAATCGAGATAATGTTGAATGCTGATGGTCTAAGTACAAACTCAAATTCAGCATCTTCATCTGCCACAGATTTTGGATATGCAAAAGgcgttccgaaacatccttacgatTCTCATTCTAGAAAGGATGTTAGCAGCAGCAATTCTTTTGAATACAGTGGTGGATACACATTCTCAACAAAACCTGAACCCAAATAA
- the LOC103977772 gene encoding leucine-rich repeat receptor protein kinase HPCA1 isoform X2, producing MGTLVFLLFVFLASLQTSSGSTDAQDAAALLSLMTQWQNTPPSWGKTDDPCGTPWEGVRCSNSRVTSLTLSTMGIKGTLGDDIGQLSELKILDLSYNTMLGGTLTPNIGNLMELTILILVGCSFNGNIPDELGSLGNLSYLALNSNQFTGSIPASLGKLSNLNWFDIADNQLTGPLPISTETSPGLDQLVRTQHLLFDGNNFTGKIPDSIGLVQKIQVLRLDRNALSGPVPSNINNLTHVKELNLANNRLTGMMPNLTGMNSLNYVDLSNNTFDASETPAWFSELQSLRALVIESGGLYGEVPKELFSFTQLQQVILDNNEFNGTLDMGNSISQQLQIVNFKNNKLTGVAHDASYDRTLILIGNPLCDWLSMTKFCSLRQEPAIPSYSTSLAECAANLCPPDQSLNPQNCKCVYPYEGVMFFRAPLFRDVTNSTLFQSLESSLWKKLDLPPGSVFLQNPFFNNDSYLQVQVKFFPSSGMYFNRSEILQIGFKLSNQIYKPPEIFGPYYFKAFQYPFPGVEGKSPIAIGLIIGIAVGCALLVIGLLLITIYALRQRKQAQRAIKLSKPFASWAHSGDEIVDAPQLKGARWFSYDELRRCTDNFSVSNEIGSGGYGKVYKGMLPGGQVVAIKRAQQGSMQGGHEFKTEIELLSRVHHKNLVALVGFCFDEGEQMLVYEFIPNGTLREGLSGKSGILLDWRRRLRIALGSARGLAYLHELADPPIIHRDVKSSNILLDEKLNAKVADFGLSKLVSDNEKGHISTQVKGTMGYLDPEYYLTQQLSDKSDVYSFGVVMLELMTAKQPLEKGKYIVREVKMAIDADDEEFYGLKELMDHAIQNAAYLIAFRKFAELALRCLEESAGDRPSMSDVVKEIEIMLNADGLSTNSNSASSSATDFGYAKGVPKHPYDSHSRKDVSSSNSFEYSGGYTFSTKPEPK from the exons ATGGGGACTCTCGTCTTCCTCCTGTTCGTGTTCCTGGCGAGTCTTCAAACCAGTTCAGGAAGCACAGATGCCCAAGATG CTGCTGCTCTACTTTCGCTGATGACGCAGTGGCAGAACACACCTCCAAGCTGGGGGAAGACGGACGATCCTTGCGGAACACCATGGGAAGGAGTCCGGTGCAGCAATTCCCGAGTGACAAGCCT GACGCTGTCAACCATGGGTATCAAAGGTACACTAGGAGACGACATCGGGCAGCTCAGTGAATTGAAGATCTT GGATCTGTCCTACAACACGATGCTTGGCGGAACGCTCACTCCAAATATTGGGAACCTGATGGAACTCACCATTCT GATCTTGGTGGGATGCAGCTTCAACGGGAACATCCCAGACGAACTAGGATCGCTAGGAAACCTCTCTTACTT GGCTTTGAACTCGAACCAGTTCACCGGTAGCATCCCAGCTTCCCTGGGCAAGCTTTCCAATCTGAACTGGTTCGATATCGCAGACAATCAGTTGACGGGGCCTCTTCCGATCTCCACCGAAACATCACCAGGCTTGGACCAGCTCGTCCGCACGCAGCATTT GCTTTTCGACGGCAACAACTTCACCGGAAAAATTCCAGATTCCATAGGCCTCGTTCAGAAAATTCAGGTCCT TCGATTGGACAGGAATGCTCTAAGCGGTCCGGTCCCTTCCAACATTAACAATCTTACCCACGTCAAGGAACT AAACCTAGCAAATAACAGGTTGACAGGTATGATGCCAAATCTGACTGGCATGAATAGCCTCAACTATGT GGATTTGAGCAACAACACATTCGACGCATCAGAAACCCCAGCCTGGTTCTCGGAACTGCAATCTCTGAGAGCTCT AGTGATAGAATCTGGAGGACTTTATGGAGAGGTACCGAAAGAGCTGTTCAGCTTCACTCAACTGCAGCAAGT GATACTTGATAACAATGAATTCAACGGAACCCTTGACATGGGCAATAGCATCAGCCAGCAATTACAAATCgtaaatttcaaaaataataagcTTACAGGAGTTGCACATGACGCCAGTTATGATAGAACTCTCAT TCTCATAGGAAATCCTCTATGCGATTGGCTCTCCATGACAAAATTTTGCAGTCTTCGACAAGAGCCAGCAATTCCTTCTTATTCAACCAGTCTTGCCGAATGTGCAGCGAACTTGTGTCCCCCAGATCAGAGTCTCAACCCACAAAATTGCAAATGCGTCTACCCATATGAGGGAGTGATGTTTTTCAGAGCACCTCTATTCCGAGATGTGACAAACAGCACACTGTTCCAATCATTGGAGAGCAGCCTGTGGAAAAAACTTGACCTTCCTCCTGGATCAGTGTTTCTTCAAAACCCCTTTTTCAACAATGACTCTTACCTGCAGGTACAAGTTAAATTTTTCCCATCCAGCGGAATGTACTTCAACAGGTCTGAAATTCTACAGATTGGATTCAAATTGAGCAATCAAATATACAAGCCGCCTGAAATTTTCGGACCTTACTATTTCAAAGCATTCCAATATCCTTTCCCAG GCGTTGAAGGAAAATCTCCAATAGCTATTGGCTTGATCATTGGAATAGCAGTTGGTTGTGCACTTCTGGTTATTGGACTTCTTCTCATAACAATCTATGCCTTGAGACAAAGGAAACAGGCTCAAAGGGCCATAAAACTAAGCAAACCATTTG CATCGTGGGCACACAGTGGTGATGAAATTGTTGATGCACCACAATTGAAGGGAGCAAGATGGTTTTCGTACGATGAACTTAGAAGATGTACCGATAACTTTTCAGTGTCTAATGAAATTGGGTCTGGAGGGTATGGAAAG GTCTACAAGGGAATGCTTCCAGGAGGGCAAGTAGTTGCAATCAAGAGGGCACAGCAAGGATCAATGCAAGGTGGGCATGAATTCAAGACTGAAATTGAGTTGCTATCCAGGGTTCATCACAAAAACCTGGTGGCTCTAGTGGGCTTCTGCTTTGACGAAGGGGAGCAGATGTTGGTATATGAATTCATTCCAAATGGAACATTAAGAGAAGGCCTCTCTG GAAAGAGTGGGATACTACTTGACTGGAGGAGGAGACTTCGAATCGCACTGGGTTCAGCAAGAGGATTGGCTTATCTTCATGAGCTTGCTGATCCTCCAATCATCCACAGGGATGTTAAGTCAAGTAACATCCTACTGGATGAAAAGTTGAATGCAAAGGTTGCAGATTTTGGTCTCTCAAAGCTAGTATCAGACAACGAGAAGGGGCATATTTCTACTCAAGTAAAAGGAACAATG GGTTATCTTGATCCAGAATACTACTTGACACAACAGTTGAGTGACAAAAGTGATGTTTATAGCTTTGGAGTGGTTATGTTAGAACTGATGACTGCTAAACAACCACTTGAGAAAGGAAAGTACATTGTCCGTGAGGTGAAGATGGCGATAGATGCAGATGATGAAGAATTCTATGGTTTAAAAGAGTTGATGGATCATGCAATCCAAAACGCAGCTTATCTCATAGCTTTCAGGAAGTTTGCAGAGTTGGCCTTGAGGTGTTTAGAAGAGTCAGCTGGAGATCGTCCATCAATGAGTGATGTTGTGAAGGAAATCGAGATAATGTTGAATGCTGATGGTCTAAGTACAAACTCAAATTCAGCATCTTCATCTGCCACAGATTTTGGATATGCAAAAGgcgttccgaaacatccttacgatTCTCATTCTAGAAAGGATGTTAGCAGCAGCAATTCTTTTGAATACAGTGGTGGATACACATTCTCAACAAAACCTGAACCCAAATAA
- the LOC103977773 gene encoding uncharacterized protein LOC103977773, giving the protein MASSAEGLVPITRAFLARYYDTCPLPPLSEDVSRLTAELRELSDRLARESPLTSGEELLVHEVDHQPAHKIDENLWKNRENIEEILLLLEESHRPRLLQEKAIPEHVDIAATLGELEVKLRSTLKTLEAFQQTNADNVFNTVMTYMPQDFRGSLIRQQRERSERNRQAEVDALVNSGGRIHDRYALLWQQQMERRRQLAQLGSASGVYKTLVKYLVGVPQVLLDFIRQINDDQGPMEEQRQRYGPSLYSLTKMVLNIRLFLLLTWGRFEEKKIQMDQISLMQHAVDLYTHEFEKFIKFISKVYANSPFFIRAEDAGATESRKSYDDYKETIIPPGKTHEITLTVESINSYIAWDFSLIQGTLSHDIGFHVEYVNPSGDVTLILPYRRYVSDQGNFCTILAGSYKLKWDNSYSTFSKKSLRYKVDAVPPVVDTPQPIDEP; this is encoded by the exons ATGGCTTCGTCTGCCGAGGGTTTAGTGCCGATCACTAGGGCCTTTTTGGCCCGATATTACGATACGTGCCCTCTGCCCCCGCTTTCAGAAGACGTATCCCGGCTCACCGCGGAGCTCCGGGAGTTGTCGGACAGGCTCGCGAGGGAATCCCCCCTTACTTCTG GTGAGGAGCTCTTGGTACATGAAGTAGACCATCAGCCTGCCCATAAAATTGATGAGAACTTGTGGAAGAACAGGGAGAATATTGAAGAAATTTTGTTATTGCTCGAGGAATCTCATCGACCAAGATTG CTTCAAGAGAAAGCCATCCCTGAACATGTAGATATAGCTGCTACACTTGGAGAACTTGAAGTTAAGCTTAGGAGTACTCTGAAGACACTGGAGGCATTTCAGCAAACTAATGCTGATAATGTATTTAATACAG TGATGACTTATATGCCACAAGATTTTCGTGGTTCTCTCATCAGACAGCAAAGAGAACGCTCAGAGAGGAACAGGCAAGCTGAGGTTGATGCTTTAGTTAACTCTGGTGGAAGAATACATGATCGATATGCTTTATTGTGGCAGCAGCAAATGGAGAG GAGGAGACAACTAGCTCAGCTTGGTTCTGCATCAGGGGTGTACAAGACACTTGTGAAGTACTTGGTTGGGGTCCCACAG GTTTTATTAGATTTCATACGCCAAATAAATGATGATCAAGG GCCGATGGAGGAACAAAGACAACGTTATGGGCCTTCTCTATACAGTCTCACAAAGATGGTGCTCAATATTAGACTGTTTCTTTTACTTACATGGGGGCGTTTTGAGGAGAAGAAAAT ACAAATGGATCAAATTTCTCTTATGCAGCATGCTGTCGATCTATACAcacatgaatttgagaaattcatcAAATTTATCAG TAAGGTGTATGCAAATTCCCCATTTTTTATAAGGGCAGAGGATGCAGGAGCCACTGAATCAAG GAAAAGTTATGATGACTATAAAGAAACCATCATTCCTCCAGGAAAGACACATGAG ATCACATTAACAGTTGAATCTATAAATTCATATATTGCTTGGGATTTCTCACTCATCCAAGGGACCCTCAGCCAC GACATTGGATTTCACGTGGAGTATGTTAACCCTTCTGGTGATGTTACG CTAATTTTACCATACCGGAGATATGTGTCTGACCAA GGAAATTTCTGCACAATCCTGGCTGGATCGTACAAACTTAAATGGGACAATTCTTATTCAACATTTTCCAAAAAA AGCTTGCGGTACAAGGTCGATGCCGTACCTCCAGTTGTCGATACACCACAACCTATCGATGAACCCTAA